The sequence ATAACTGCTTTTGTATAAAACCCACTGTTGTTTCATTCCTTCATAATCTACTGTGTACTGGATAGCCTGATAGTTCTCATCAAGCTGAATAAATTCCTCTTCATTGTGGTTTTTGAGTATCTCTTTTGCCTGTTTTAGTTTCGATGGAACCCTTGAGATGAAAAGCATGTTGTTTTTCTTAAACTCTTCCATTGTTTTAGAACTAAAGAGGGCTGCATCGGCTATCACCTTTGTCTTTGTATTATTAGCATTCTTTAAAGAGTTAATATGCTCCTTTACTATATTGGCAAATGCCTGTGTATCTATTTTATTACCATCTGCAGGCTTCATCCATATGGGAATGCCTGCTTTGTGTTCTACTATAAGATTTAAAACCACCTGATTGAGCTCTGGATGGTGGTCTCTGCTGTATCCCTGGGTGATAAAGACTGGGGTTGGCTCATACTCTTCTTCTTTTCCTCCTTTTCCCCATTTTCCTTCACTGTTATTTCCCTTTTCTTCTTTTCCATTTCTTTCTTTTACTTTTCCTTTTTCTTTTTCTTTTTCTTCTTTCGTCTTTTGGTTTGGATACTTACCGTCAAGATGAAAGCTTGTGCTGTCTAAGTGTATGGTAGAGGGTGTAAGGTTCAGTATTTTGAGTGCCCTGCTTGCTATCTTTTCATACAGTTCACTTACGCCGTATTCAAAGAGCTTATCTAATGTTCTACCAAGTGCATCATCGTTGAACCAAGAGAAGTCAACATCCCTTCCGAATAAGGGACTTAAAATATTTTTGTGTCTCCCCCACAAACCTACTAAAATGGAGTGGGGTTTAATGAACTGTTCTAATGAACTCTGAAATTAGGCTAAGTATGGAGGAGCTTTAAGAGATGAACAGAAAGATGCTTAAGGAGATAATCTCAAACATGGATATGGATGTAGTAAAGGAGTTGGATGAATACGGAAAGAATAAACTGGCCACCCTAATGGAAGGACTACTTATTGAGATAATGGGTAAGGAAAGATACGAGTACTTACTTGAGAACCCAGAAGACAAAGGCAATGGAACCTACAAAAGGAGCCTAAACACAGGCCTTGGTAAACTGAATTTGGATGTCCCAAGAACAAGGAGCGGAAACTTCCGCTCTCATCTTCTCCCTCCCAAATATCAAAGGTATGATGAAAGCTTTGAGGATTTAATCTTCTCCTTCCTAATCAATGGAGACTCAAAACAGGAAATCGTGCACAAGATGAAATTGAGAGGACTGGATTTTAGTGAAAAAGCATACGATGAGATATTTGAATACATAAAGACACAGATGCTTGAATTTAAATCCAAAGAACTTCAGGAAAACTACTATTTTCTATACATATACGCCTATCACTGTATGGTAAAGGATGAAAAGGATAAAAGGGTAAAGAGAGCTGTCGTTTACACTGTTGTAGGGATAGACACAAATGCTCAAAAAACACTCCTTGGATATTACTCATTCTTTGGTAGTGAGAACAGATCCACCTGGATGGAAGTATTCCAGGATTTAATCAACAGGGGAATGAAAAGGGTCTTAATGTTCATCTGTGATGATTTCAACGGAATCTCAGAGGCAATAAGAGCCTTCTTTCCTTACTCGGATATTCAGAAATGCACAGTTCATGCATCAAGAAACGTATACAAGCATATGAAAAAGGAGGATGCCTCATATGTGAACAAAAAGCTCAAGGAGATTAAATACTCCTGTGATACCTTTGAAAAAGGGATAGAGATTTTCAAAACAGAGATAATTGACAGATTCAAAGACCAATACAAGACCTACACCAAATATTTAGACTCAAGAAAAGAAGAACTCCTTGCCTTCTTAAAGTACCCTGAGGTAATAAGAAAGTACATCAATTCAACAAACACTGTTGAATCTGTACATTCATCCTTTGAAAAACAAAGGCTAAAGAAAGGAGGGTTCTTCCAGTCCATGGATATCCTAAATGTTGCCCTTTTCATTGCAACAGATAAATTACACAAAACCTGGAATGTTAATCCTCTGATTAAGGCTAAAAGATATGAACTGAATCAGATGTTTGTTGCTAAGTTTGGGAAGGGAGTTGAAGAGTGAGGAGGGATTTGGTATGATGAGAGAGACACAAAAATTAGGGGATGTCTCCGAATAATCTCTTTAGTGGTTTGTCTTTGAAGAAGAGAGGAGTTAGGTAGAGTTGCTTGTTGACATAACCAAGACCGTTAAGGATCATTGCCTTTGTTGCTTCGCCATAGCTTAGGTTCTTTGATTTGCTTGATGATAGTATTTCATCATCTATGGTTTCTGCTATCTTTAGTTCGTCTATCATACCAGCTATTAGTCCTAAGTGATCCATGTTCTTGATAACTGCTTTTTGTTGTAACATTTAAATACCCCCTCTTTTTAGAGGGAGATGTAAGCATTTTCTGTTCCGTTTATTCTAAGACCCTTTTCATTCTTTTACTCTGTGCATTTGGGTTTGGTCAAATAAAA comes from Hippea maritima DSM 10411 and encodes:
- a CDS encoding IS256 family transposase codes for the protein MNRKMLKEIISNMDMDVVKELDEYGKNKLATLMEGLLIEIMGKERYEYLLENPEDKGNGTYKRSLNTGLGKLNLDVPRTRSGNFRSHLLPPKYQRYDESFEDLIFSFLINGDSKQEIVHKMKLRGLDFSEKAYDEIFEYIKTQMLEFKSKELQENYYFLYIYAYHCMVKDEKDKRVKRAVVYTVVGIDTNAQKTLLGYYSFFGSENRSTWMEVFQDLINRGMKRVLMFICDDFNGISEAIRAFFPYSDIQKCTVHASRNVYKHMKKEDASYVNKKLKEIKYSCDTFEKGIEIFKTEIIDRFKDQYKTYTKYLDSRKEELLAFLKYPEVIRKYINSTNTVESVHSSFEKQRLKKGGFFQSMDILNVALFIATDKLHKTWNVNPLIKAKRYELNQMFVAKFGKGVEE